A genomic segment from Nodularia sphaerocarpa UHCC 0038 encodes:
- a CDS encoding glycosyltransferase, protein MLSISFMINRARQFIRENYTWDTIASKMLSVYQNLITQGK, encoded by the coding sequence ATGCTATCCATTAGTTTTATGATTAATCGCGCTCGTCAATTTATCCGAGAAAATTATACATGGGATACTATCGCCTCAAAAATGCTTTCAGTTTATCAAAACCTAATTACTCAGGGTAAATAA
- a CDS encoding glycosyltransferase family 2 protein — protein sequence MLEQVTPLILTYNEAPNIERTLQKLKWANKIVVIDSYSTDKTLEILSSYPQVEVFQRKFDSFASQCNYGLTKITSAWVLSLDADYILTDELIHEIKTLPAEPDINSYSFRFKYCVFGKPLRGTLLPPRKVLYNKEKAIYQDDGHAHRVLVNGRSTQLSAYIHHDDRKPLSRWLWAQERYMVIETKKLLETPNNELSLSDRIRKQKILAPLIIFVYCLIFKGAILDGWHGWYYTFQRVLAEVLLSIHLIEAEKLK from the coding sequence ATGCTAGAACAAGTTACGCCTCTCATCCTGACATACAACGAAGCTCCCAACATTGAACGCACCCTGCAAAAACTTAAATGGGCAAATAAAATTGTTGTCATTGATAGTTATAGTACAGATAAAACCTTAGAAATTTTGTCTTCTTACCCTCAAGTTGAAGTTTTTCAACGCAAATTTGATTCTTTTGCTAGTCAATGTAACTATGGTTTGACAAAAATTACATCAGCATGGGTTTTATCTCTAGATGCAGATTATATCTTAACTGATGAGCTAATTCATGAAATTAAAACACTTCCAGCAGAGCCAGATATAAACAGCTACAGTTTCAGATTTAAATATTGTGTCTTTGGTAAACCTTTACGTGGAACTCTACTTCCACCCCGCAAGGTATTGTACAATAAGGAAAAGGCAATTTACCAAGATGATGGACACGCTCACCGGGTTTTAGTAAATGGTCGGTCTACTCAACTTTCAGCATACATTCATCATGACGATCGCAAGCCTTTAAGTCGTTGGCTATGGGCGCAAGAACGTTACATGGTGATTGAAACCAAAAAGCTGCTAGAAACTCCTAACAATGAACTCAGTTTAAGCGATCGCATCCGTAAACAAAAAATATTAGCACCATTAATTATCTTTGTTTATTGCCTCATCTTCAAAGGTGCTATTCTTGATGGTTGGCATGGTTGGTACTATACATTTCAGCGTGTATTAGCTGAAGTTCTTCTCAGCATACATTTAATAGAAGCAGAAAAACTCAAATAA
- a CDS encoding YdcF family protein: MLKLKQKYGFLIIAGFILALLSIIPIRLAIATYQSPQPQAILTLGGSPEREEFTAEFAQKHPQLDIWVSSGSSPETALAIFENADIAQQRLHLDQRAVDTVTNFTTLVEDFQHHHIQHIYLITSAYHMPRAKAIATIVLGSQGITFTPVPIPSQKPRESIVRIVRDSGRSLLWIVSGRTGASFHPRFREPSYAAR; this comes from the coding sequence ATGTTGAAACTGAAGCAAAAATATGGGTTTCTAATTATAGCAGGTTTTATCCTAGCATTATTGAGTATAATTCCCATCCGACTAGCGATCGCCACTTACCAGTCCCCCCAACCCCAAGCAATCCTGACCCTTGGCGGTAGTCCAGAACGAGAAGAATTTACTGCTGAATTTGCCCAAAAACATCCCCAATTAGATATATGGGTTTCTAGCGGAAGTAGCCCTGAAACAGCCCTGGCTATCTTTGAAAATGCAGATATTGCCCAGCAACGCCTTCACCTTGATCAGCGTGCTGTTGATACTGTTACCAACTTTACCACCCTTGTGGAAGACTTTCAGCACCATCACATTCAGCACATCTACTTAATTACCTCCGCCTATCATATGCCCAGAGCCAAAGCCATAGCCACCATAGTTCTGGGTAGTCAAGGAATCACATTTACCCCTGTCCCTATACCCTCCCAAAAACCTAGAGAATCCATTGTTCGCATCGTCAGAGATAGTGGACGTTCCCTATTATGGATTGTATCAGGTCGTACCGGAGCCAGCTTTCACCCTCGTTTTCGAGAACCATCTTATGCGGCTCGTTGA
- a CDS encoding carbamoyltransferase — MNILGINAYHGDASACLVQNGQLVAAVEEERFNRVKHWAGFPGESIRYCLKMGGISGADLDHVAISFNPKANLNRKLLFTLKQRPSLSSLLDRFNKQSKSTSLQQELADACHCQPEEINAPIHKLEHHSTHLASGFLISPFEKAAILSIDGMGDFVSTLSAVGEGNHLEYFSRVYYPHSIGYLYNAITLYLGFPAYGDEYKVMGLAPYGEPEYLEAFRRIIYPQGDNFELNLDYFTHHEQGIAMKWENGAPSVEAFHSPELEKLLGPARHPKSELTQKHHNIAASVQAVTEEIIFHLLNRLSDRCQSDNLCLVGGVAMNSVANGKITQNTPFKNVYIPVGAADNGTSIGAAFFVYNQILKQPRHFVLNHAYWGSEFSDEECLLALQSENLQPQHLEPEALRNKVVDVLCEGKVVGWFQGRMEFGARALGNRTLLADPRRADMRDIINLKIKFRENFRPFAPSILEERVGEYFEMDIPSPYMEKVFKIRPEKRAEIPAVTHVDGTGRLQSVSRQTNPLYWNLINTFAQRTGIPIVLNTSLNENEPIVRTPTEAIKCFLRTQMDALVLGSYYVERQDIKS, encoded by the coding sequence ATGAATATCCTCGGAATTAACGCCTATCATGGTGATGCTTCAGCCTGTCTGGTCCAAAATGGTCAGCTAGTTGCAGCAGTTGAAGAAGAACGTTTTAATAGAGTCAAACATTGGGCTGGATTTCCTGGCGAATCTATCCGTTATTGTCTCAAAATGGGAGGAATTAGTGGCGCAGACTTGGATCATGTTGCAATATCCTTCAATCCCAAAGCCAATCTCAATCGCAAACTCCTGTTCACTCTCAAACAACGTCCCTCACTATCTTCACTTTTAGACAGATTCAACAAACAAAGTAAATCAACCAGTCTTCAGCAAGAGTTAGCAGATGCTTGTCACTGTCAACCAGAAGAAATTAACGCTCCTATCCATAAATTAGAACACCACTCCACCCATCTGGCTAGTGGTTTCTTAATTTCTCCCTTTGAAAAAGCTGCCATTTTATCTATTGACGGCATGGGAGACTTTGTGAGTACACTGTCAGCAGTAGGTGAAGGTAACCACCTAGAATATTTCTCTCGTGTTTATTATCCCCATTCCATTGGCTATCTCTACAATGCTATTACTCTTTACCTAGGTTTTCCCGCCTATGGAGATGAATATAAGGTCATGGGATTGGCTCCTTACGGTGAACCAGAATATCTTGAAGCTTTCCGCCGGATAATTTATCCTCAAGGCGATAATTTTGAGTTGAACTTAGACTATTTTACTCACCACGAGCAAGGTATTGCCATGAAGTGGGAAAATGGCGCGCCTAGTGTAGAAGCCTTCCATAGCCCAGAATTAGAAAAATTGTTGGGGCCAGCGCGTCATCCCAAATCAGAACTTACTCAAAAGCATCATAACATTGCTGCTTCTGTGCAAGCAGTAACAGAAGAAATTATCTTTCATCTACTCAACCGCCTGAGCGATCGCTGCCAAAGTGATAATCTGTGTTTAGTAGGCGGTGTAGCCATGAACTCCGTCGCTAATGGTAAGATTACCCAAAATACTCCTTTTAAAAATGTCTATATTCCGGTCGGTGCTGCCGATAATGGCACATCAATCGGGGCGGCATTTTTTGTCTACAATCAGATCCTGAAACAACCACGTCACTTTGTTTTAAACCATGCTTATTGGGGTTCGGAATTTTCTGATGAAGAATGCTTGCTCGCTTTACAGTCTGAGAATCTGCAACCCCAACACCTAGAACCAGAAGCATTGCGAAATAAAGTTGTTGATGTCCTTTGTGAAGGTAAAGTAGTGGGTTGGTTTCAAGGTAGGATGGAGTTTGGCGCTAGAGCGTTGGGTAACAGAACACTGCTTGCAGATCCCCGGCGTGCTGATATGCGAGATATTATCAACCTCAAAATCAAATTTCGGGAGAATTTCCGTCCCTTCGCTCCCAGTATTCTGGAAGAACGAGTCGGCGAATACTTTGAAATGGATATACCATCGCCCTACATGGAAAAAGTCTTTAAAATTCGCCCTGAAAAAAGAGCAGAAATTCCTGCTGTTACTCACGTAGATGGTACTGGCCGCTTACAAAGTGTAAGTCGCCAAACTAATCCCCTCTATTGGAACTTAATTAATACCTTTGCTCAACGCACAGGAATTCCTATAGTTTTAAACACATCTCTCAATGAAAATGAACCAATTGTCAGGACACCCACAGAAGCTATTAAATGCTTCTTGAGAACTCAGATGGATGCGTTGGTTTTGGGTTCTTATTATGTAGAACGTCAAGATATTAAATCATAA
- a CDS encoding TIGR03643 family protein codes for MNLPNLDSQTIDRIIEMAWEDRTPMEAIEAQFGLQEKQVIALMRQQMKQSSFKMWRERVTKRKTKHLKKREFIAGRFKSQNQKS; via the coding sequence ATGAACTTACCAAATCTTGATTCCCAAACTATCGATCGCATCATTGAAATGGCATGGGAAGATAGAACACCTATGGAAGCTATTGAGGCTCAGTTTGGGCTACAAGAGAAACAGGTAATTGCTTTAATGCGTCAGCAAATGAAACAATCTAGTTTCAAAATGTGGCGAGAGCGAGTTACCAAACGCAAAACAAAACATTTAAAGAAACGAGAATTTATTGCAGGTCGATTTAAGTCACAAAATCAAAAATCATAA
- a CDS encoding DUF1499 domain-containing protein: MSHLLTAFTQPLRRMITFVIFLTLISGLILPTPAWADSSGLGVENGHLSACPSSDNCVVSQNADAKHAIDPITYHVDRDAARETLLKVLGVVPRTEVIEQTDNYIHALSKSRIFKFVDDVEFYLPADEPVIHTRSASRIGESDLGVNRRRVEQIRLALRDLNI; the protein is encoded by the coding sequence ATGTCTCATCTACTAACAGCCTTCACACAGCCACTCCGGCGGATGATTACCTTTGTTATCTTCCTCACCCTGATTAGTGGTTTAATACTTCCTACACCTGCTTGGGCTGACTCTTCTGGCTTGGGAGTTGAAAATGGTCATCTGAGTGCTTGTCCAAGTTCAGATAACTGTGTTGTCAGCCAAAACGCTGATGCTAAACACGCTATTGACCCCATTACATATCATGTAGACCGCGATGCAGCAAGAGAAACTTTACTCAAAGTTCTCGGTGTTGTTCCCCGCACAGAGGTGATAGAACAAACAGATAATTACATTCATGCTCTGTCTAAAAGCCGCATCTTTAAATTTGTTGATGATGTAGAATTTTATTTACCAGCCGATGAGCCAGTGATTCATACCCGCTCTGCATCTCGCATAGGAGAATCGGATTTGGGTGTAAATCGCAGGCGCGTAGAGCAAATTCGCCTAGCTTTGCGCGATTTAAATATTTAA
- a CDS encoding MAPEG family protein: protein MLPWTGLITALTLLLYLFITINVGRARAKYKVLPPQMTGNPDFERVVRVQQNTLEQTVFFLPALWLFSLYLSPFWGAGIGAVWLIGRIVYAWGYYQAAEKRMIGFGISSLSGIVLLLGSLLGIIRSLVQ from the coding sequence ATGTTGCCTTGGACTGGTCTGATAACTGCTCTCACACTGTTGCTGTATTTATTCATCACCATTAACGTTGGTCGAGCCAGAGCCAAATACAAAGTCTTACCTCCCCAAATGACCGGAAACCCCGACTTTGAACGAGTGGTGCGTGTGCAACAAAATACCCTAGAGCAAACGGTTTTCTTCCTACCCGCTTTATGGTTATTCTCTTTGTATCTTAGCCCATTTTGGGGGGCGGGTATTGGTGCAGTTTGGCTGATAGGTCGCATTGTTTACGCTTGGGGATATTATCAAGCTGCGGAAAAACGAATGATTGGCTTTGGTATCAGTTCTCTAAGCGGTATAGTGCTACTCTTAGGTTCTCTGCTTGGCATTATCCGATCTTTGGTGCAATAA
- a CDS encoding DUF3122 domain-containing protein yields the protein MCHLKPKFGQYLRRCALIILMVLIFGAWGVESAQALLRQHHDSPGVLHYHSQVSIKDEFGYAWQVVLFKQNYNSPVKDLRLRVVGFPGIVEIDHPQPLEIEAASGKLLRASDVYALAAPAPNVGEYELTNILPQLPTTDALKLYVPTQSVKPLVLKIPNNVVTEWQWLVTEID from the coding sequence ATGTGTCACCTGAAGCCAAAATTTGGGCAATATTTGCGACGTTGCGCCCTCATAATCCTGATGGTCTTGATATTTGGCGCATGGGGTGTAGAATCAGCACAAGCGTTGCTGCGCCAACATCATGATTCCCCTGGTGTTCTGCACTATCACTCCCAAGTATCTATCAAAGATGAATTTGGGTACGCTTGGCAGGTGGTGCTGTTCAAACAAAATTACAATAGTCCAGTCAAAGACTTAAGATTACGTGTGGTGGGTTTTCCTGGTATTGTTGAAATTGACCACCCCCAACCATTAGAAATTGAAGCAGCATCAGGAAAATTGTTGAGAGCATCTGATGTTTACGCTTTAGCTGCACCAGCGCCCAATGTAGGTGAATATGAATTAACTAATATTTTACCTCAATTGCCAACCACCGATGCACTCAAACTTTATGTGCCGACTCAAAGCGTCAAGCCATTGGTTCTCAAGATACCCAACAATGTAGTTACCGAGTGGCAATGGCTAGTAACTGAAATTGATTAA
- a CDS encoding D-alanine--D-alanine ligase family protein produces the protein MPLLKILHLVGSAQNEFYCDLSRLYAQDCLVATAERSRYNFQIAYITPDSHWRFPRSLNLEDIAIAKPISLVEAIQFITAQNIDLVLPQMFCIPGMTYYRALFDLLKIPYVGNSADIMAIASHKARTKAIVAAAGVKVPRGELLRPGDVPTITPPVVIKPVSSDNSLGVALVKEASDYEAALQTAFEYADEVIVEKFIELGREVRCGIIVKDGDLVGLPLEEYKLDPNEKPIRSYADKLQKTDDGNLHLTAKDNIKAWIVDPSDPITQRVQEVAKMCHQALGCRHYSLFDFRIDPQGQPWFLEAGLYCSFAPKSVISCMAKAQGIPLNELFMTIIHETLSSIDQKKIQIQNSK, from the coding sequence ATGCCATTACTTAAAATCCTGCACTTAGTCGGTTCTGCACAGAATGAATTTTACTGTGATTTGTCACGCCTTTACGCCCAAGATTGCTTAGTTGCAACAGCAGAGCGATCGCGCTATAATTTTCAGATTGCATACATTACACCTGATAGCCACTGGCGATTTCCTCGCTCTCTTAATCTAGAAGATATCGCGATCGCTAAACCGATTTCTCTGGTTGAAGCAATACAATTTATCACAGCGCAAAACATTGATCTCGTGTTACCACAAATGTTTTGTATTCCGGGTATGACTTACTACCGCGCTTTATTCGACCTGCTCAAAATTCCTTACGTAGGTAATAGTGCGGATATTATGGCAATAGCCAGCCACAAAGCCAGAACTAAAGCAATTGTCGCCGCAGCAGGGGTGAAAGTACCACGCGGAGAACTGCTTCGCCCAGGAGATGTGCCAACAATTACACCTCCAGTAGTGATTAAACCAGTAAGTTCTGACAATTCTTTAGGGGTGGCTTTAGTTAAGGAAGCTAGTGACTATGAGGCTGCTTTGCAAACAGCATTTGAGTATGCAGATGAAGTGATTGTGGAAAAATTCATTGAACTCGGACGAGAAGTCAGATGTGGTATCATTGTCAAAGATGGGGACTTAGTGGGTTTACCCCTAGAAGAATATAAATTAGACCCTAACGAGAAACCCATCCGCAGCTATGCTGATAAACTCCAAAAAACCGATGATGGTAACTTGCATTTAACAGCGAAAGATAATATCAAAGCTTGGATTGTAGATCCTAGCGACCCCATTACCCAAAGGGTTCAGGAAGTGGCTAAAATGTGTCATCAGGCTTTGGGTTGTCGCCACTACAGTTTATTTGATTTTCGCATCGATCCACAGGGACAACCTTGGTTTTTAGAAGCCGGCTTGTATTGTTCTTTTGCTCCTAAAAGTGTGATATCCTGTATGGCGAAAGCACAGGGAATTCCTCTGAATGAGTTATTCATGACGATTATTCATGAAACATTGAGCAGTATTGACCAAAAAAAAATCCAAATTCAGAATTCAAAATAG
- a CDS encoding ATP-grasp domain-containing protein: MAQSISLSLAKSPGTSTGVWVKLVALFKTLGTLTLLLIALPFNALIVLISLLWGFVRSPFKQKAVVAAHPQTILVSGAKMTKALQLARCFHAAGHRVILIEGHKYWLSGHRFSQAVSGFYTVPAPQSDPEGYIQALVEIVKKEQVDVYVPVCSPVASYYDSLAKPALSAYCEVFHFDADVTKMLDDKFAFTEQARSLGLSVPKSFKITDAQQVINFDFSQETHKYILKNIAYDSVRRLNLTKLPCDTPEETTAFVNSLPISEANPWIMQEFIPGKELCTHSTVRDGELRLHCCSDSSAFQINYENVENTQIREWVQHFVKSLALTGQISFDFIQAESGTVYAIECNPRTHSAITMFYNHPGVAEAYLGKTTLDAPLEPLTNSKPTYWIYHEIWRLTGIRSWKQLQTSVNTLVRGTDAIFQLDDPVPFLTLHHWQIPLLLLKNLQKLKGWVKIDFNIGKLVELDGD; encoded by the coding sequence ATGGCACAATCAATTTCTTTATCCCTGGCGAAATCTCCAGGAACTTCAACGGGTGTTTGGGTAAAGTTAGTGGCTTTATTTAAGACTCTCGGTACTTTGACATTATTACTCATAGCTTTGCCGTTCAATGCTTTAATAGTATTGATATCTTTGTTGTGGGGTTTTGTGCGATCGCCTTTTAAACAAAAAGCTGTGGTCGCTGCTCATCCCCAGACTATCTTGGTAAGTGGAGCCAAGATGACAAAAGCTTTACAACTGGCTCGTTGTTTTCACGCAGCCGGACACCGAGTGATTTTGATTGAAGGTCACAAATATTGGTTATCTGGGCATCGATTTTCTCAGGCTGTCAGTGGTTTTTATACAGTTCCTGCTCCGCAATCGGACCCAGAAGGTTATATCCAGGCGCTGGTAGAAATCGTTAAAAAAGAGCAGGTTGACGTTTATGTGCCTGTATGCAGTCCTGTAGCTAGTTACTACGACTCTTTAGCAAAACCTGCATTATCAGCATACTGCGAAGTTTTCCACTTTGATGCAGATGTTACCAAGATGTTGGATGATAAATTTGCTTTTACTGAGCAGGCGCGATCGCTTGGTTTATCTGTACCCAAATCTTTTAAAATCACAGATGCTCAACAAGTGATCAATTTTGATTTTAGTCAAGAAACCCACAAATATATATTAAAAAATATTGCTTACGATTCCGTTCGCCGCTTAAATTTAACCAAACTTCCCTGCGACACCCCAGAAGAGACAACAGCCTTTGTCAACAGTTTACCCATCAGCGAAGCAAACCCTTGGATTATGCAAGAGTTTATTCCTGGTAAAGAGTTATGCACACATAGCACAGTGCGGGATGGAGAATTAAGATTGCATTGCTGTTCAGACTCTTCTGCATTTCAAATCAACTATGAAAACGTGGAAAATACCCAAATTCGGGAATGGGTGCAACACTTCGTTAAAAGTTTAGCACTAACTGGGCAAATTTCCTTCGACTTTATCCAAGCCGAATCCGGTACAGTGTACGCCATTGAATGTAATCCCCGTACCCATTCAGCCATCACCATGTTCTACAATCATCCGGGTGTAGCAGAAGCCTATCTAGGTAAAACTACCCTAGATGCACCCTTAGAACCCCTAACAAATAGCAAACCCACCTACTGGATATATCACGAAATCTGGAGATTAACAGGTATCCGTTCCTGGAAACAACTGCAAACATCAGTAAATACCCTAGTGCGAGGCACAGATGCCATTTTCCAGCTTGATGATCCTGTACCATTCCTTACCTTACATCACTGGCAGATTCCCCTACTACTGCTCAAAAACCTGCAAAAACTCAAAGGCTGGGTAAAAATAGATTTCAATATCGGTAAACTCGTAGAACTAGACGGCGACTAA